The Sulfurimonas sp. genome includes the window TAGTTATGTTTGATTTAGATCACTTTAAAGATGTAAATGATAATTATGGTCATGATGCTGGAGACGCTGTCCTTGCTGCCTTTGCAAAGATACTTAAAAAAGAAGCTAGAAGTGTAGATATTGTAGGTCGATTTGGTGGAGAAGAATTTATGGCGCTTCTTAGTGAAACAGGAATAGAAGGTGGTGTTGTTTTTGCCCAAAAAGTAAGAAAGCATGTTCAAAAAGCTCGTTTTATGTATAAGAATCAAAGAATTCATGTAACAATAAGTTGTGGAGTAAGTGAAAGAAAAAAATGTACTTCACTTAAAAATGTTGTAACTTCTTCAGATGAAAATCTATATAAAGCAAAAAAAGATGGACGAAATCAGGTAGTATATAAATAAATATGTTTTTAGATGATTTTTTATCGGCTAAGCCCCTTTACTATGAAAAGATTGACTACACTCGAATGCCTAGAATTTATGATAGAGTTAAATCTTCACTAAATACTCCAAAAATCATACATCTTATTGGCACTAATGGTAAAGGTACAACAGGGCGATTTTTAGCAACTGCTCTTCACTCTATGAACTTTAAAACTATCCATTACGCTTCTCCTCATATTTTAAAGTTTAATGAAAGAATTTGGATTGATGGAAATGATGTTGATGATAAAGTTCTTCAAGAAGCTCATGTTAAACTACAAAGTATTTTAACCATATCTGAGTCAAAAGAACTTTCATATTTTGAATATACAACATTGCTTTGTTTAATGATTTGTAAAGAGTGTGATTATCTTGTTATGGAAGCTGGACTTGGTGGAGAGCATGATGCAACAGTAGTTTTTGATAAAATTTTAACACTTGTTACACCTATTTCTTATGATCATGAAGCTTTTTTAGGCACAACTTTACAAGAGATAGCAACAACTAAATTAAATGCAATACAAAATAATGCTATTTTAGCCTTACAAAAAGAGAAAGAAGTATATAAAATTGCTAATATATTAGCAAAAGAGAAAAATTTAAATATACAAATATATGATGAACTGCTTAGCAATAATGATAAAATTAAAATAAAAAATATAGCAAAATCATTGAAATTAGAGAGTTGTTTAGTAGAAAATTTATCTCATTGCATCTCTGCTTTAAACTTTTTAAATTTAGAATATTGTGAAAGTGATTTTAATAATTCAAAGTTATTTGGACGTTTAACTTATATTAAAAGCAACATAGTTGTAGATGTAGGTCATAATTCTTTAGCCGCAAAAGCTATAAAAGATGCCTTAAAACCAAATAAATTTATTTTGGTGTATAATAGCTACAAAGATAAAGATTATAAAAAAATACTCCAAATCTTAAAGCCAATAATTAAAAGTGTGCAAATTATTGCTATAAATGATAAAAGAATAGAGTCATACGCACAACTTAAAAAAACTTTAAAAGATTTAGAGATACAATATTCTTTATTTAAAGCTATAACAGATAATGAAAAATACTTAGTATTTGGTTCATTTAGTGTTGTTGAAGCATTTATGAAAAGAAATAAGAGAGTGAATTAATATATGAATGATCATTTTACTATTACAATTAATGATGACAATGGTGTAAAACAGTATAACTTGCATCATATAGTGAAGAGAGCAATTCTTTATGCAGTCTCTTTTTTAGGTTTTATAGGTCTGATAGCAGTTGGTACAATTCTTTATTTAAATTATTCAGTTGATGAGATAGAGATAAAACGCAAAACCACGCAAAATGCTTATGACAGACTAAAAAGAAAAAATGATGAGCTTGACAAAAATATTAAAGATACTCAGTTAGCTTTAATAGCAAAAAAGAGAGAGTTAAATGAAGTATCTGATTCATTGTCAGAAATTGAAGTTTTAATTGGACTAGCACCTGTTAGTGATATGTCACTTCAAGAAAGGGTTAATCTAACAAAAGTTAATTCTCAGCAAATGGCAACTCTTATGCAGTTTATTCCTAATGGTTCACCAATTAAGTATAAAGGTGTAACTAGTAAATATGGTTATAGAGTGCATCCAACCTTAAAGAGAAAAGAATTTCATCGTGGTTTAGATATGAGAGCGAAGATGAATACGCCTGTGTATGCAACCGCAGATGGTATAGTAGAGTGGGCAGGTACTCACAAAAGAAGTGGCTTTGGAAAATTAGTTATTTTACAACACAACTACGGTTTTCGAGCATATTTTGGTCATTTAAACAAAATTGTGATAAAATCAGGAAAATTTGTAAAAAAAGGTGATCTAATCGCTTATACAGGTAATTCAGGTATGAGTAGCGGCCCGCATTTACATTATGAATTGAGATTTATTCAACGCACAGTAAATCCCTTTTACTTTGTTAAATGGAATGTAAAAAACTATAAAAAAATATTTGATAAGGAAAAAAAAATACCATGGCAATCTTTAATAACGGCGACACAACACATCAAAGTACCAAACCCGACACAAACACTACCATCATCACAGCTGGCTCTACAATTAAAGGGGAGATGAACCTTTCTTGCAATTTATACGTAGATGGAGAATTTGAAGGTGTTATTAATTCAAAAAAAGAAGTGAATATAGGGAAAAATGGTCATATTAAAGGTGATGTAACTACAAAAAGACTTGTTGTTCAAGGCTATATAGAAGGTAGTATTAATGCTGGTAGAGTAGAAATTAAAGCAGCGGGACGCGTTAATGGAACTATCGAATCTTCAGAGCTTGTAATTGAGGCAAAAGGTATTTTTGAAGGGACTAGTGCTGTAAAAGGTGTGTCTCCTGTCCCAACTCCAGAAAAGCTACAAATAAGCAAAGTTGAAGAAACTAAAGTAAGCCTAACAAAATAAATCTCTTCCTATGCTTTGCATAGGAAGAGATTTAACCTCCCCTAGGAAAAAAATGTCACAAAATATACTATTTGAATATTTTAAAGAAAATATAAATGATGATATAGAAGTTTTAATATGTGAAGATTCATCAGAAGCTCGAAATTTACAAAGCGTAGCTAGTTTTTTTGCTAAAGAAGTTGTTGTTTTTCCAGATTTTCGTCCTAGTTATGGGGATGACTTGCGTGTTTATACTCAAGAAATATATCAACTTTTATCTGCATTAAAAGAATACAACGCTTCTAAAAAGAAACCATTAGTTATTTCTCCATTAAAAACACTACTTTTTAACCTTCCTCATGAACCTTTATTGCAGAAAATAACAATAGAGTTTGGCTCAAATATTAATCTTAATTCATTTAAAGAGCAGATGCTTTTTTGGGGTTATAATTTTGTAGACATGGTTCAAGTTGAGGGAGAAATATCATTTCGTGGAGATATTATAGATATATTTACTCCATCTTCAAAAATGCCTCTTAGAATTTCTTTATTTGACAATGAAATAGAACAAATAAAATATTTTGAATTAGAAACACAAAGAACACTTAAAGACGAACTTGATATTTTAGAAATATCTCCTGCTTTTTACTCTTTAAGCGAAGAAGAATTTAATCAAATGAATGAAAAGATTAAAAATAGTGAATTTGATTCTTTAGTAAAAGATATTGCATCTTTGGGTTTCTGGTATTTAGGAGATAAAGCTTCAAATTTCTTACAAGCAAAAAAAGTAAAATTAATTAGAAACTTAGACACTTTACTTGTAGATGCTTATGCTTTAAATGCTCCCGTTGTACCAAGAGATAGTTTTAATGTTGATATCTTACAAAGTAGTGATAATTATAAAGAATTAGTTGTTACAGATGTACTTACTCTTTTAAAAGTTCATAAAGATAAAAAGATTACAGTAATAGCTGCTAATGAAGCTCTTATGAAACAAGTTGGGCTATTTAGTTTGAGTGGTATAAAAGAAGTATATGCACCATATATTTTAAATATTGTAACAAAAGATGAACTAATAATATCTTTAAATAAAGCAGATAAAGTTAGACGAAGAAGAAAAAGCTCCATAATGCTTGATGATTTAAAAGCAGGTGATTATGTTGTACATGAAGATTATGGAGTTGGAATATTTGAAAAAATAGAGCAAACAGAAATTTTGGGCGGTATTAAAGATTTTATAGTTATTAAGTATGTAGGTGATGATAAAATCCTTTTGCCAGTTGAAAATTTAGATTTTATAGACCGTTATATAGCATCTGGTGGTTCTACTCCGATGCTTGATAGACTTGGAAAAGGAAGTTTTGGCAGATTAAAAGAAAAAGTTAAAAAACGACTTATGGAGATTGCTGGACAAATTGTTAATACAGCAGCAGCAAGAGAACTAATAAAAGCACCAAAAATCAGCATTGCAAAATCACAGCTAAAAGATTTTCAAAAACTTGCAGGTTTTGAATATACTGAGGATCAGAGAAATTCAGTAGATGAAATAATATCTCAGATGTCAAGTGGACATATTATGGATAGACTTTTAAGTGGTGATGTTGGTTTTGGAAAAACAGAAGTAGCATTAAATACTATTTTTGCAGCTTTTAAATCAGGTTTTCAATCAGCTCTAATAGTTCCAACCACTCTCCTCTCGGCACAACATTTCCGTTCTTTAGATGAAAGATTTGCAGACTTAGGACTTTGTTATGCAAAACTTGATAGATTTGTAAGTACAAAAGATAAAAATAACATTATTAAAGGTTTAGCATCTGGTGAGATTGATGTTGTAGTTGGAACGCACTCACTTTTTGGTTTATCTTTTAAAAATTTAGGTGTTGTCATAATAGATGAAGAACATAAGTTTGGTGTTAAGCAAAAAGAGAAAATAAAAGAAATTTATCATAATGTTCATTTACTTTCAATGAGCGCAACACCAATTCCTCGTTCGTTAAATCAAGCTTTAAGTTCTATAAAAACGATGAGTCAGTTGTTAACTCCGCCGAGTGAGCGTAAAGGTGTTAGAACTTTTGTAAAAGAGTATAATGAAAAACTTATCAAAGAAGTTATATTAAGAGAGCTTCGCCGTGGTGGACAAGTTTTTTATGTTCATAATTCAATAGATCATATGCCAATAAAATTTGGTGAGTTAAAAGCTATACTTCCAGACTTACGCATGGTCATGCTTCATTCAAAAATATCAGCTATTCAGACTGAAAAAGAGCTTTTAAAATTTGAAGAAGGAGAGTATGACTTGATGATAGCTACTTCTATTATAGAGTCAGGTATCCATATGCCAAATGTTAATACAATGATAGTTGATGGTGCAGATAGGTTTGGGATAGCCGATTTACATCAGTTACGCGGGCGTGTTGGGCGTGGACATAGTGAAGGTTTTGCATACTTTGTAGTACAAAATAAAGATAACTTGACAGATGAGGCTAAAAAAAGACTATTGGCCTTAGAGTCTAACTCATTTTTGGGTAGTGGTTCAGTTTTGGCCTATCATGACTTAGAAATACGAGGTGGTGGAAATCTTGTCGGAGATGCACAGAGTGGACATATAAAGAATATAGGGTATTCACTATATCTCAGAATGCTTGAGGACGCCATAAAGCTTCTAAGTAATACTATGGAGAATCACAAAGCAAAAGTTGATATAAAACTGAGTATATCAGCATTTATATCAGATGAGATTGTTAAAGAGGATAGACTTCGTTTAGATATATATAGAAGACTTTCTCAGTGTGAAGCATCTGTTGAAATTTATGAAATAGAAGAAGAAATTATAGATAGATTTGGAGAGTTGGATAATCCAACAAAACAATTTTTTGAACTAATGGTTATAAAACTTTTAAGTTTAGATAAAAAAATAAAAAGTATTATGAATTATGGACAGAACATAACAATTTCATATATTAATAACTCCAAAGAGAGTATAAAGTCAAATTCTAAAGATGACGACGACATCATAAAAGCGGTGCTTTTTTATCTTAGAAATAATAAACCAAAGGTGTTGTAAATGAAACAAAATGTTTCTCTTGCCAAAGGCAAAGCTTTAGTGATAGGAATTTGTTTGTGGACTTGTTCGCAAACGAAGGAGACAGATAAATGAGAGTTGTTTTTATAGGCGATATAGTAGGTCGTCCTGGTAGAGAGATGCTTCGAGAGCATCTAAAGAAAATAAGAGAAGAATATAAAGTTGATTTTATAATAGCAAATTATGAAAATGCATCTCATGGCTTTGGAGTTACTGGAAAAAATGCAAATGAACTTATATCTTATGGTGTTGACTGCATGACAGGAGGCAATCACTCTTGGGATAAAAAAGATGTTGAAGCACTTTTTAATACACATGAGATACTAAGACCACATAATTATCCTGATGAAGTCGGTGGAACTGGTTGTAAGGTTTATGATGTTGCTGGAGAAAAGCTTGGAGTATTAAACCTCATGGGACACTACTCAATGCCACTTGTTGATAATGCTTTTAGAAAGGCTAAGCAGAGTGTAAAAGAATTAAAAGAGCAGGGTATTGAAAATATATTTGTAGATTTCCATGCAGAAGCGACAAGTGAAAAACGAGCTATGATGATGTTACTGCAGGGTGAAGTTAGTGGAATTATTGGAACGCATACTCATGTAAGTACAGATGACTTTCAAATAGCTAACGGAACAGCTTATTTAAGTGATATTGGTTTAACTGGCTGTAGAGACAATGTTATTGGAATGGATTCAAAAGTTCCACTGAAGCAGTTTTTAACAGGATTGAGAGGACATTATGATGTTCCTAAAAAATGTAAAAAGATACTTCAACTAGCAGTAATGGATTTTAGTAATGGCAAATGTTCTAATGCTTTTAAATTAAAGTATTTTTGTGATGGACGAGTTCTAAAAACAGATGCTTGGCTTGAAGAATAAGATTCTAAAGGCAACAAATTTTTGTAACTGTTCAGGTAATACCACTAATAATTAAGCAGTAATTTGGTGATATTTTTCATTTTTTAGATAAGTATTTACCATTCTATGACGCATATTTTGTTCTTGTAATATTTGTATATCATTTGGAAGATTTATATCTATTTTAGGTGTTTGACTTTGTGCCATTTTTGGTTTTAATAAAAATGAAAATATCTTTGAGTTGTTTGCATAAGCACTTTGTGCATTTTTTATTGCTTTATTTTTACTGTATTTATCTTTTGTTGTATTATCAAGGGCATCTTCTAGTTTTTGTTTATTACTAAAAGCTTTGTAGTTAGAGATGTAATTTATTGGAAAGTTCTTAGTATTTGTTGACTCTAAAATTATGTTTTGAATAAGTTTAGAATCAAAAAAAGTTTTAGATGACTTTTCACTTCCACTTTTTTGGTCTTGAATTTTTTGGGTATTATTTGTATTAACATAAGTGTTATAAGAAGACACAAACATAACACGACTCCACAGTAATGATTTATCCATATTATAAATCAAAATTACTTATATATATCTAAAAGAAAGTATTTAACGATATAATTAACTAATGAATAAATTGAAGTTAATTTCACTTTTTTTTTTAATACTTTTTTTTGCAGAAGCATCAGCTACCATTAAAACTTTAAATCTCACAATAAACGAAAAAAAGTTTATAAAAAACCACCCAAATATAATACTAGGTACTGACAAAAGATGGGCACCTTATGTCGTAGTTGATGAAGAAGGAAAAATAAGTGGTTATGATATGAATGTGCTAACTCTTATTAATGAGATAAGTGGAGCTAACTTCTCTCTTGTTGCTGGAGATTGGAATAAGATGAAAGCAAAGGCGAAAAGACAAGAGATTGATGGCTTAAGTACTGGTAGTGCTCATGAAGAAAGAGAAATATATTTAAATTTTTCAAATATTTATATAGAGATGCAAAAAATGTTAATAGTCTCTTCTGTAAATCCTAATAATATTCATACAGTAGATGACCTTGAAGATAAAATAATAGCAATACACAGTAGTAATTTAGTAGATGAAAAAATAAGCCGTAAATTTACGAATTCTATTATTTTAAGATTTGAAAAATTAGAAGATGTAATTAGTAGTGTAGTAACTGCAAAAGCAGATGTAATGTTTGGTAATGGAACAACATTATATGGGGCAAATAAAATAGGTTTACCATACTTAAAAAGAGAAGGTAGTTTAGATGAAAGTTTAAAACTTAGATTTAGTGTTAGAAAAGATTGGCCAGAAGCAATCAGTATTATAAATAAATCTTTAAAGCTTATTGGTGAACATAAACTTTTAGAGATAAAGAATAGATGGTTTTTTAACAATAATAATGTATTTAACAAAAATTTATCGGAAGTTGAATATGACTATCTTAAAAATAATACAAATCTAAATATTTGTGTCGACCCAAACTGGATGCCAATAGAAGCAATAGTGAATAATAAATATGTAGGTATTGGTGCTGATATTGTAAAATATTTTAATAAAGAATTAAAGATAAATATAAGAGTTGTCAAGACAAAAACATGGAGTGAGTCTATAAAAATGATGCAAAAGAGAAAATGTGATGTTTTAACTTTGTCTTCATCAATCAATAATAAGTTAAAGAACTTGAATTTTACATCATCATATTTTCAAGTGCCTCTGGTTATTGTAACAAGAAAAAATACACAAAGTATCATAGATATAAGTTTTATAAAAAATAAAAAAATAGCAATTATTAAAGATTATGCAATAAATGATATCATTAAATCTAAGTATGATAATTTAGAAATAGTTGAAGTTGATAGCATGGAAGAAGGGCTAAATATGCTAAGGAATAATGAAATTTTTGCTTTTGGAGAAAACGCTTTAACTATGCAATATTATTTTAAAGATAAGGTAGATGAAGAGTTAAAGATAAACACCTATTTTGATGAAAAACTCCAACTAAGTTTTGCTACAAATAAAGAAGATAAAACTTTACATATTATTTTGAATAAATCGATAAAAAAAATTACAGATGAAGAAAAACAAAGTATTATAAATAAATGGTTTTTATTTGAAGATGAAAAAGAGTTTGACAATTCTCTTTTTTATAAGTTAATGGTGGTGTTTTGTATAATTTTTGTAATACTTGTGCTAAGAAGTAACGCTATAAATAAATCAAATATTCAACTCCAAAAAAGAGTAGAAGAAGAACTCCAAAAATCACGAGATAAAGATAAAATACTTTTTCATCAAAATAAACTTGCTTCAATGGGGGAGATGCTAGAAAATATTGCTCATCAGTGGAGGCAACCTCTTTCTCAGATAAATTCTTCTGTACTGTTGATAGACACTGTTTTAAATGAAAAAAATAATATGAATCCAGAAATAGAAGAAAGACTTTTGGAGATTGAATCATTAACTAAATATTTATCAAATACAATAGACGATTTTAAAGATTTTTTTGATGAAGACAAAGATAAAAAGACCTTTTCACTTAAAAGTATGATAGAAAAATCTGTTTATATTGTTAAAGGTGGATTTACAAAACATGAGATAGAAATAGAAGTGGATATTCATAATTCTTTCATGTGTTATAGTTATGAGAATGAACTTCAACAAGTTCTAGTTGTAATTTTAAACAATGCAAAAGATTCCCTTGTAAATAGAAATACTTATCAAGCCTTAATCTCTGTATATGTTAAGATTGAAGGAGATTTTTATATTATTGAAATTTATGATAATGCTGGAGGAATAGCTAAAGATATTAGAGATAAAATTTTTGAACCTTACTTTACAACAAAGCATAAATCACAAGGAAGAGGGCTGGGTCTTTATATGGCTAAAAAGATTATTCATGAGAGTTTAGGTGGAAAATTGAGTTTTAGTAATAGAGAATTTGGTGCATGTTTTGAAATCAAGATAAAGGCTGGAACTGAATAATACAAAAGAGAATTACTCAATTTTATATATTGAAGATGAAAAAGAGATACGAGACAACTATGTTAGATATTTAAAAAACCATTTTATAAATGTTTATGAAGCAAGTGATGGTGAAGAAGCATATAAAATTTATAAAAGTAAAAAACCTCAAATAA containing:
- a CDS encoding bifunctional folylpolyglutamate synthase/dihydrofolate synthase, giving the protein MFLDDFLSAKPLYYEKIDYTRMPRIYDRVKSSLNTPKIIHLIGTNGKGTTGRFLATALHSMNFKTIHYASPHILKFNERIWIDGNDVDDKVLQEAHVKLQSILTISESKELSYFEYTTLLCLMICKECDYLVMEAGLGGEHDATVVFDKILTLVTPISYDHEAFLGTTLQEIATTKLNAIQNNAILALQKEKEVYKIANILAKEKNLNIQIYDELLSNNDKIKIKNIAKSLKLESCLVENLSHCISALNFLNLEYCESDFNNSKLFGRLTYIKSNIVVDVGHNSLAAKAIKDALKPNKFILVYNSYKDKDYKKILQILKPIIKSVQIIAINDKRIESYAQLKKTLKDLEIQYSLFKAITDNEKYLVFGSFSVVEAFMKRNKRVN
- a CDS encoding peptidoglycan DD-metalloendopeptidase family protein, coding for MNDHFTITINDDNGVKQYNLHHIVKRAILYAVSFLGFIGLIAVGTILYLNYSVDEIEIKRKTTQNAYDRLKRKNDELDKNIKDTQLALIAKKRELNEVSDSLSEIEVLIGLAPVSDMSLQERVNLTKVNSQQMATLMQFIPNGSPIKYKGVTSKYGYRVHPTLKRKEFHRGLDMRAKMNTPVYATADGIVEWAGTHKRSGFGKLVILQHNYGFRAYFGHLNKIVIKSGKFVKKGDLIAYTGNSGMSSGPHLHYELRFIQRTVNPFYFVKWNVKNYKKIFDKEKKIPWQSLITATQHIKVPNPTQTLPSSQLALQLKGR
- a CDS encoding polymer-forming cytoskeletal protein; this translates as MNLSCNLYVDGEFEGVINSKKEVNIGKNGHIKGDVTTKRLVVQGYIEGSINAGRVEIKAAGRVNGTIESSELVIEAKGIFEGTSAVKGVSPVPTPEKLQISKVEETKVSLTK
- a CDS encoding DEAD/DEAH box helicase — its product is MSQNILFEYFKENINDDIEVLICEDSSEARNLQSVASFFAKEVVVFPDFRPSYGDDLRVYTQEIYQLLSALKEYNASKKKPLVISPLKTLLFNLPHEPLLQKITIEFGSNINLNSFKEQMLFWGYNFVDMVQVEGEISFRGDIIDIFTPSSKMPLRISLFDNEIEQIKYFELETQRTLKDELDILEISPAFYSLSEEEFNQMNEKIKNSEFDSLVKDIASLGFWYLGDKASNFLQAKKVKLIRNLDTLLVDAYALNAPVVPRDSFNVDILQSSDNYKELVVTDVLTLLKVHKDKKITVIAANEALMKQVGLFSLSGIKEVYAPYILNIVTKDELIISLNKADKVRRRRKSSIMLDDLKAGDYVVHEDYGVGIFEKIEQTEILGGIKDFIVIKYVGDDKILLPVENLDFIDRYIASGGSTPMLDRLGKGSFGRLKEKVKKRLMEIAGQIVNTAAARELIKAPKISIAKSQLKDFQKLAGFEYTEDQRNSVDEIISQMSSGHIMDRLLSGDVGFGKTEVALNTIFAAFKSGFQSALIVPTTLLSAQHFRSLDERFADLGLCYAKLDRFVSTKDKNNIIKGLASGEIDVVVGTHSLFGLSFKNLGVVIIDEEHKFGVKQKEKIKEIYHNVHLLSMSATPIPRSLNQALSSIKTMSQLLTPPSERKGVRTFVKEYNEKLIKEVILRELRRGGQVFYVHNSIDHMPIKFGELKAILPDLRMVMLHSKISAIQTEKELLKFEEGEYDLMIATSIIESGIHMPNVNTMIVDGADRFGIADLHQLRGRVGRGHSEGFAYFVVQNKDNLTDEAKKRLLALESNSFLGSGSVLAYHDLEIRGGGNLVGDAQSGHIKNIGYSLYLRMLEDAIKLLSNTMENHKAKVDIKLSISAFISDEIVKEDRLRLDIYRRLSQCEASVEIYEIEEEIIDRFGELDNPTKQFFELMVIKLLSLDKKIKSIMNYGQNITISYINNSKESIKSNSKDDDDIIKAVLFYLRNNKPKVL
- a CDS encoding TIGR00282 family metallophosphoesterase, with amino-acid sequence MRVVFIGDIVGRPGREMLREHLKKIREEYKVDFIIANYENASHGFGVTGKNANELISYGVDCMTGGNHSWDKKDVEALFNTHEILRPHNYPDEVGGTGCKVYDVAGEKLGVLNLMGHYSMPLVDNAFRKAKQSVKELKEQGIENIFVDFHAEATSEKRAMMMLLQGEVSGIIGTHTHVSTDDFQIANGTAYLSDIGLTGCRDNVIGMDSKVPLKQFLTGLRGHYDVPKKCKKILQLAVMDFSNGKCSNAFKLKYFCDGRVLKTDAWLEE
- a CDS encoding transporter substrate-binding domain-containing protein: MNKLKLISLFFLILFFAEASATIKTLNLTINEKKFIKNHPNIILGTDKRWAPYVVVDEEGKISGYDMNVLTLINEISGANFSLVAGDWNKMKAKAKRQEIDGLSTGSAHEEREIYLNFSNIYIEMQKMLIVSSVNPNNIHTVDDLEDKIIAIHSSNLVDEKISRKFTNSIILRFEKLEDVISSVVTAKADVMFGNGTTLYGANKIGLPYLKREGSLDESLKLRFSVRKDWPEAISIINKSLKLIGEHKLLEIKNRWFFNNNNVFNKNLSEVEYDYLKNNTNLNICVDPNWMPIEAIVNNKYVGIGADIVKYFNKELKINIRVVKTKTWSESIKMMQKRKCDVLTLSSSINNKLKNLNFTSSYFQVPLVIVTRKNTQSIIDISFIKNKKIAIIKDYAINDIIKSKYDNLEIVEVDSMEEGLNMLRNNEIFAFGENALTMQYYFKDKVDEELKINTYFDEKLQLSFATNKEDKTLHIILNKSIKKITDEEKQSIINKWFLFEDEKEFDNSLFYKLMVVFCIIFVILVLRSNAINKSNIQLQKRVEEELQKSRDKDKILFHQNKLASMGEMLENIAHQWRQPLSQINSSVLLIDTVLNEKNNMNPEIEERLLEIESLTKYLSNTIDDFKDFFDEDKDKKTFSLKSMIEKSVYIVKGGFTKHEIEIEVDIHNSFMCYSYENELQQVLVVILNNAKDSLVNRNTYQALISVYVKIEGDFYIIEIYDNAGGIAKDIRDKIFEPYFTTKHKSQGRGLGLYMAKKIIHESLGGKLSFSNREFGACFEIKIKAGTE